In one window of Fusobacteria bacterium ZRK30 DNA:
- the cobM gene encoding precorrin-4 C(11)-methyltransferase yields the protein MAKVFFIGAGPGDPELITVKGQRLVKEADVIIYAGSLVPRQVIECHKEGAEVYNSASMNLDEVIEVTVKAINDGKMVARVHTGDPAIYGAHREQMDILASHNIEFEVIPGVSSFLASAAAIKKEFTLPDVSQTVICTRMEGRTPVPELEKLELLASHKTSMAIFLSVQMIDKVVDQLLSHYDLDTPVAVIQRATWEDQKIVMGTLENIAEKVEKANITKTAQILVGRFMGDEYSKSKLYDKHFTHEYREGIK from the coding sequence CAGGCCCTGGAGATCCGGAATTAATCACAGTAAAGGGACAAAGACTGGTAAAAGAAGCTGATGTTATTATCTATGCAGGGTCACTAGTACCGAGACAGGTAATTGAATGTCATAAAGAGGGAGCAGAGGTATATAACAGTGCTTCTATGAACTTAGATGAGGTAATAGAAGTAACAGTAAAGGCTATAAATGATGGTAAGATGGTAGCCAGAGTACATACAGGAGATCCTGCTATCTATGGAGCTCACAGGGAACAAATGGATATATTAGCCAGCCACAATATAGAATTTGAAGTTATCCCAGGGGTCAGTTCTTTCTTAGCATCAGCTGCAGCTATAAAAAAAGAGTTTACTCTTCCAGATGTATCTCAAACTGTTATCTGTACCAGGATGGAAGGAAGAACACCGGTTCCAGAATTAGAAAAATTAGAACTGCTGGCTTCCCATAAGACATCTATGGCAATCTTCTTATCGGTACAGATGATAGACAAGGTAGTTGATCAGTTATTGTCTCACTATGATCTAGATACACCAGTAGCAGTAATTCAAAGAGCTACTTGGGAAGATCAGAAGATAGTAATGGGAACATTAGAAAATATAGCAGAAAAAGTAGAAAAGGCAAATATCACAAAAACAGCTCAAATTTTAGTGGGAAGATTTATGGGTGATGAATACTCGAAATCAAAATTATATGATAAGCACTTTACCCATGAATACAGAGAAGGAATAAAATAA